In the Lysinibacillus sp. PLM2 genome, one interval contains:
- the polA gene encoding DNA polymerase I: MTNEKLLLLDGNSLAYRAFFALPLLTNDSGIHTNAVYGFTTMLQKILDEEKPTKMLVAFDAGKTTFRHESYGEYKGGRQKTPPELSEQFPYLRKLIDAYQIKRYELEMYEADDIIGTLAKQAEKANIPVIIVSGDKDLTQLATDNVTVYITRKGMTDIEHYTPAHIEEKYGLTPEQIIDMKGLMGDTSDNIPGVPGVGEKTAIKLLKEYSTVENLYENIDGMKASKMKEKLVENEEQAKMSKQLATIFTEAPIEITLEDLHYPGPNEEEVLNVWQELSFKSLIEKSNFTMEEKETKEVAFEIVDQITEDILNDVMAVHLEIENEHYHSCRLLGLAMTNGIKTYYVPFNIMHQNELIKNWLEDETKKKYLSDSKAAQAILKRIDIDLRGVAFDLLLASYIVNPSISGDDVATLAKEFSYIDVQANETIYGKGAKWAVPEEKVLAEHVSRKAYAVWTLQPIVEQKLHENEQFDLYHDLELPLAAILGRMESEGIKVDIPTLEKMGEDLEHKISQLENEIYELADEKFNINSPKQLGVILFDKLGLPVVKKTKTGYSTAADVLEKLKSKHKIVAAILDYRTLAKLQSTYIEGLMKEVHCEDSKVHTRFQQALTATGRLSSTDPNLQNIPIRLEEGRRIRQAFVPSKEGWVLFAADYSQIELRVLAHMSQDANLVDAFIKGMDIHTRTAMDVFHVSEDEVTSNMRRAAKAVNFGIVYGISDYGLSQNLDITRKEAAEFIDKYLQSFPGVQEYMESIVQEAKQKGYVTTILNRRRYLPDITSSNFNLRSFAERTAMNTPIQGSAADIIKKAMIDMDARLKSEGLKSKLLLQVHDELIFEAPQDEIAILERIVPDVMEHAIELAVPLKVDFSYGNTWYDAK; this comes from the coding sequence ATGACAAATGAAAAATTATTACTATTAGATGGAAATAGTTTAGCCTACCGAGCGTTTTTTGCATTACCACTATTAACAAATGACAGCGGGATACATACGAATGCTGTATATGGCTTTACCACGATGCTCCAAAAAATATTAGATGAAGAAAAACCAACAAAAATGCTTGTTGCATTTGATGCTGGAAAAACAACTTTTAGACATGAATCCTATGGTGAATATAAAGGTGGAAGACAAAAAACACCACCAGAATTATCTGAACAATTCCCTTATTTACGTAAGCTGATTGATGCTTATCAAATTAAACGTTATGAACTTGAAATGTATGAAGCAGACGATATTATTGGCACCCTTGCAAAACAGGCTGAAAAAGCAAATATACCAGTGATTATTGTTTCTGGTGATAAAGACTTAACCCAGCTTGCGACGGATAATGTGACGGTTTACATTACACGAAAAGGTATGACAGATATAGAGCACTATACACCAGCCCATATTGAAGAAAAATATGGATTAACACCTGAACAAATTATTGATATGAAGGGCTTAATGGGTGATACTTCTGATAATATTCCTGGCGTTCCTGGTGTTGGTGAAAAAACAGCCATTAAGCTATTGAAAGAATACAGCACTGTTGAAAACCTTTATGAAAATATTGACGGAATGAAAGCATCAAAAATGAAAGAAAAGCTAGTAGAGAATGAAGAACAAGCTAAAATGTCAAAGCAGCTTGCTACTATTTTTACAGAAGCACCAATTGAAATTACCCTTGAAGATTTACATTATCCGGGTCCTAACGAGGAAGAAGTACTTAATGTATGGCAAGAGCTTTCCTTCAAGTCATTAATAGAAAAAAGTAATTTCACAATGGAAGAAAAGGAAACAAAGGAAGTTGCATTTGAAATAGTAGATCAAATTACAGAAGATATACTAAACGATGTGATGGCTGTACATCTAGAAATAGAAAACGAACACTATCACTCTTGTCGTTTACTTGGCTTGGCAATGACAAATGGAATTAAAACATATTATGTTCCTTTTAACATAATGCATCAAAATGAATTAATTAAAAATTGGCTTGAGGATGAAACAAAGAAAAAATATCTTTCTGATAGTAAGGCAGCACAAGCTATTTTAAAAAGAATAGATATTGATTTGCGTGGTGTAGCATTTGACCTACTATTAGCCTCTTACATTGTGAATCCTTCTATATCAGGTGATGATGTAGCAACACTTGCAAAAGAATTTAGCTATATTGATGTACAAGCAAATGAAACGATTTATGGTAAAGGTGCGAAATGGGCAGTTCCAGAGGAGAAGGTCCTTGCCGAACATGTAAGTCGTAAAGCATATGCTGTTTGGACATTACAACCAATTGTGGAACAAAAACTTCATGAGAATGAACAATTTGACTTGTATCATGACTTAGAATTACCTCTAGCAGCCATCTTAGGAAGAATGGAAAGCGAAGGGATTAAAGTAGACATTCCTACATTGGAAAAAATGGGTGAAGATTTAGAACATAAAATTTCTCAGCTTGAAAATGAAATCTATGAGCTTGCAGATGAAAAATTTAATATTAACTCACCAAAACAACTTGGTGTTATTTTATTTGATAAATTAGGTCTTCCTGTTGTAAAGAAAACAAAAACGGGATATTCGACGGCAGCAGATGTTTTAGAAAAGCTAAAATCAAAACATAAAATTGTTGCAGCCATTTTAGATTACCGTACACTTGCAAAACTTCAATCCACTTATATAGAAGGGTTAATGAAGGAAGTGCATTGTGAAGATAGCAAAGTGCATACGCGATTCCAACAGGCTTTAACAGCTACAGGAAGACTTAGTTCGACTGACCCGAACCTACAAAACATTCCAATTCGTTTAGAAGAAGGTCGTCGAATTAGACAAGCTTTCGTACCTTCGAAAGAGGGATGGGTATTGTTTGCAGCTGACTATTCTCAAATTGAGCTTCGCGTTTTAGCACATATGTCTCAAGATGCAAACCTAGTGGATGCATTTATAAAAGGAATGGACATTCACACCCGTACAGCGATGGACGTGTTCCATGTTTCAGAGGATGAGGTAACATCGAACATGCGACGGGCTGCAAAGGCAGTTAACTTTGGAATTGTTTATGGTATTAGTGACTATGGACTTTCTCAAAACTTAGATATAACACGTAAAGAAGCGGCCGAATTTATCGATAAATATTTACAAAGCTTCCCAGGTGTTCAAGAGTATATGGAGTCGATAGTTCAAGAAGCAAAACAAAAAGGATATGTTACGACAATCTTAAACAGAAGAAGATACTTGCCTGATATTACAAGCTCAAATTTTAATTTAAGAAGCTTTGCAGAGCGTACAGCAATGAATACACCAATCCAAGGAAGTGCAGCAGATATCATCAAAAAAGCGATGATTGATATGGATGCACGCTTAAAATCAGAAGGTTTAAAATCGAAACTTTTACTTCAAGTACACGATGAATTGATTTTTGAAGCACCACAAGATGAAATAGCAATATTAGAACGAATTGTACCTGATGTAATGGAACATGCGATTGAGCTTGCTGTTCCATTAAAAGTGGACTTTTCATACGGCAACACATGGTACGATGCAAAATAA
- a CDS encoding protein HflC: MSNDKFESDLDKFVQSLFGNGNNKKKKNDDEVKEAKIINDNKKPTNFKHLGKIATVIILFFAVMVILISNLYVVKENEYKVVRQFGEVVEYQDEPGLYFKIPFIQTVSTLPKNVMTYDMSTEEEITTLDKKRIIVDNYAIWRVTDPKALISTARTIANAEARMDEFIFSVLRTELGQLNYDEIINDEKSSRGSLNDILTDKVNELLKNDNYGIEVVDVRIRRTDLPAENEQSVYTRMISERESMAQKYLSEGDAEKRSIEANTDREVTELLSTARKEAALIKAEGEAEAAKIYNEAFSKDPEFYELYRTLETYKQTIGEDTVIIIPSDSPYASILSGYLE, from the coding sequence ATGAGCAACGATAAATTTGAGTCAGACTTAGATAAATTTGTTCAGTCTCTTTTTGGAAACGGAAATAACAAAAAAAAGAAGAATGATGATGAAGTAAAAGAAGCGAAAATTATAAATGATAACAAAAAACCAACCAATTTTAAGCATCTTGGTAAAATAGCAACTGTAATCATTCTATTCTTTGCAGTTATGGTGATTTTAATTTCTAATTTGTATGTAGTAAAAGAAAATGAATACAAAGTAGTACGACAATTTGGTGAAGTTGTTGAGTATCAGGATGAGCCAGGTTTATATTTTAAAATCCCATTTATTCAAACTGTATCAACACTGCCTAAAAATGTAATGACTTATGATATGAGTACTGAAGAAGAGATTACCACATTAGATAAAAAACGTATTATTGTTGATAATTATGCTATTTGGCGTGTAACAGATCCGAAAGCGTTAATCTCAACTGCAAGAACAATTGCAAATGCTGAAGCACGTATGGATGAATTTATATTCTCAGTTCTACGTACAGAGCTTGGTCAATTAAACTACGATGAAATAATAAATGATGAAAAATCTTCAAGAGGTAGTTTAAATGATATCCTTACTGATAAAGTGAATGAATTATTAAAAAATGATAATTATGGTATAGAAGTAGTGGATGTGCGTATTCGCCGAACAGATTTACCGGCAGAAAACGAACAGTCTGTATATACACGAATGATTTCGGAACGTGAATCAATGGCTCAGAAATATTTATCTGAAGGGGATGCTGAAAAGCGTAGTATTGAAGCTAATACAGACCGAGAAGTGACTGAATTACTTTCAACAGCTAGAAAAGAAGCTGCATTAATTAAAGCTGAAGGTGAAGCAGAAGCTGCAAAAATTTATAATGAAGCATTTTCAAAGGATCCTGAGTTCTACGAATTATATCGTACGCTAGAAACATATAAACAAACAATTGGAGAAGATACGGTAATTATCATTCCTTCCGACTCTCCATATGCATCTATTCTTTCAGGGTATTTAGAATAA
- the phoP gene encoding DNA-binding response regulator — protein MSKVILVVEDEVSIATLLKYNLERVGFEVLLAHDGKEGLDTALEKSPDLIILDLMLPTMDGMEICKELRSQKKNIPIIMLTARDDEFDKVLGLELGADDYMTKPFSPREVIARVKAVLRRFTPSSDIEEEDLENKTLQFGKLVVYPERFEALLDNEPLEFTPKEFELLVYLLENKNRVLTRDQLLSAVWNYDFAGDTRIVDVHISHLREKIEENSRKPKFIKTIRGIGYKFEEPKNL, from the coding sequence ATGTCAAAAGTAATTTTAGTAGTAGAAGATGAAGTATCCATTGCTACTTTATTAAAGTACAATCTTGAACGAGTAGGGTTTGAAGTGTTATTAGCACATGATGGAAAAGAAGGTCTTGATACAGCTTTAGAAAAATCTCCGGACCTGATTATACTTGATTTAATGCTACCGACAATGGATGGAATGGAAATATGTAAAGAATTACGCAGTCAAAAAAAGAATATTCCAATTATTATGCTGACTGCAAGAGATGATGAGTTTGATAAAGTTCTAGGGTTAGAGTTAGGCGCAGATGATTACATGACGAAACCGTTTAGCCCTCGTGAAGTAATTGCTAGAGTTAAAGCGGTATTAAGACGTTTTACACCGTCTTCTGATATTGAAGAAGAAGATTTAGAAAATAAAACATTACAATTTGGCAAACTAGTGGTATATCCAGAACGATTTGAAGCATTACTTGATAATGAACCACTTGAGTTTACCCCAAAAGAATTTGAATTACTTGTTTATCTACTCGAAAATAAAAATCGCGTATTAACACGTGATCAATTATTAAGTGCAGTATGGAATTATGATTTTGCTGGTGATACTCGGATTGTCGATGTTCATATCAGTCATCTTCGTGAAAAAATAGAAGAAAATAGCCGAAAGCCAAAATTTATTAAAACAATTCGTGGTATTGGTTATAAGTTTGAGGAGCCGAAAAATCTATGA
- a CDS encoding enoyl-CoA hydratase: protein MLIRKGIKLGKKVEEISVGERLYLTEKIEDKDLLLYLGLTNDSNPLYIQHDYAAETAYQKPIVPTIMLNGIITSAISKHIPGPGSRIIEQNMKFIEPVYHYETINIILEVDSVNISDNIIYIHVNATNESNKPVIEGIVIVMPPL, encoded by the coding sequence TTGTTGATACGAAAGGGTATAAAGCTGGGGAAGAAGGTTGAAGAGATTTCAGTTGGTGAAAGGTTATATTTAACCGAGAAAATTGAAGATAAAGACTTATTATTGTATTTAGGTTTAACAAACGATAGTAATCCTCTTTATATCCAACATGATTATGCGGCTGAAACAGCGTATCAAAAACCAATTGTCCCTACTATTATGCTTAATGGTATTATTACATCTGCCATTTCCAAACATATTCCAGGACCAGGTTCTCGAATTATCGAACAAAATATGAAGTTTATTGAACCTGTTTATCATTATGAAACAATAAATATTATACTTGAAGTGGATAGCGTAAATATTTCAGATAATATAATTTACATTCATGTAAACGCAACTAACGAAAGTAATAAGCCAGTAATAGAAGGCATTGTGATAGTTATGCCTCCTTTGTAG
- the mdh gene encoding malate dehydrogenase, which produces MSLKRKKISVIGAGFTGATAAFLAAQKELGDVVLVDIPQAENPTKGKALDMWEAAPVQGFDSHVKGTSNYVDTADSDLVIITAGVARKPGMSRDDLVQINQKVMKSVSVEIAKYSPNAVILVLTNPVDAMTYTVFKETGFPKNRVIGQSGVLDTARFCAFVAEELNISVKDIRGFVLGGHGDTMVPLTRYSYAGGIPLETLISPERLEEIVQRTRVGGGEIVNLLGNGSAYYAPAAALIEMAEAIIKDQKRILPSIAYLEGEYGYEGIYLGVPTLLGANGIEKIFELDLTEKEKAALVVSAQAVREVMAVLE; this is translated from the coding sequence ATGTCTCTAAAAAGAAAGAAAATATCTGTAATAGGTGCAGGGTTCACTGGAGCAACAGCAGCGTTTTTAGCAGCACAAAAAGAACTGGGCGATGTTGTATTAGTTGATATTCCACAGGCGGAAAACCCTACTAAAGGAAAAGCTTTGGATATGTGGGAAGCAGCTCCTGTACAAGGCTTTGATTCCCATGTAAAGGGTACCTCTAACTATGTGGATACTGCGGATTCTGATTTAGTCATTATAACTGCTGGTGTAGCTCGAAAGCCGGGTATGAGTCGAGATGACTTAGTTCAAATAAATCAAAAAGTGATGAAATCCGTTTCAGTTGAAATTGCAAAGTATTCTCCCAATGCAGTTATTTTAGTCTTAACGAATCCTGTTGATGCCATGACCTATACAGTATTTAAAGAAACAGGCTTTCCAAAAAACCGTGTAATCGGTCAATCGGGTGTTCTAGATACAGCCCGATTCTGTGCATTCGTTGCAGAAGAATTAAATATTTCTGTAAAAGATATTAGAGGGTTTGTATTAGGTGGCCATGGAGATACAATGGTACCACTTACACGCTATTCATATGCCGGTGGTATTCCTTTAGAAACATTAATTTCACCAGAACGATTAGAAGAGATTGTTCAAAGAACTCGAGTTGGTGGAGGGGAAATCGTTAATCTATTAGGTAATGGTTCAGCATACTATGCTCCAGCTGCTGCACTTATTGAAATGGCTGAAGCTATTATTAAAGATCAAAAACGTATCTTACCATCTATCGCATATTTAGAGGGTGAATATGGTTATGAAGGAATTTACCTTGGAGTTCCTACATTGCTAGGTGCAAATGGGATCGAAAAAATCTTCGAATTAGATTTAACTGAAAAGGAAAAAGCAGCATTAGTTGTATCAGCTCAAGCAGTACGAGAGGTTATGGCAGTATTAGAGTAA
- a CDS encoding isocitrate dehydrogenase [NADP], with protein sequence MTNGKIVVENGVLQVPNNPTIPFIEGDGIGPDIWAAASRVIDAAVEKAYNGEKKIEWLEVLAGEKAFNQTGEWLPQETLDKINEYLIAIKGPLTTPIGGGIRSLNVALRQQLDLYVCLRPVRHFDGVPSPVKRPEDVDMVIFRENTEDIYAGIEYEAESPEAKKLINFLQTEFGVNKIRFPETSGIGVKPVSKEGTERLVRSAIEYAIKHNRPSVTLVHKGNIMKFTEGGFKKWGYELAEREYADKVFTWNQYDAIKAEQGTEAANKAQADAEAAGKIIVKDSIADIFLQQILTRPTEFDVVATMNLNGDYISDALAAQVGGIGIAPGANINYVTGHAIFEATHGTAPKYAGQDKVNPSSVLLSGVLMLEHLGWQEAADLITKSVEQTISSKVVTYDFARLMDGATEVKCSEFANELIKNL encoded by the coding sequence ATGACTAACGGTAAAATTGTAGTAGAAAATGGCGTACTTCAAGTACCAAATAACCCAACAATTCCTTTCATTGAAGGAGACGGAATTGGTCCAGATATCTGGGCTGCAGCATCTCGCGTAATCGACGCAGCTGTTGAAAAAGCTTATAACGGCGAAAAGAAAATTGAATGGTTAGAAGTTCTAGCTGGTGAAAAAGCATTCAACCAAACTGGTGAATGGTTACCACAAGAAACTTTAGATAAAATTAATGAATATCTTATTGCGATTAAAGGCCCTCTTACTACACCAATCGGTGGTGGTATCCGTTCTTTAAACGTTGCACTACGTCAACAACTAGACTTATATGTTTGCTTACGTCCAGTACGTCACTTCGATGGTGTTCCTTCTCCAGTAAAACGCCCAGAAGATGTTGATATGGTAATTTTCCGTGAAAATACTGAAGATATCTATGCTGGTATTGAGTACGAAGCAGAATCTCCAGAAGCTAAAAAACTTATTAACTTCTTACAAACTGAATTTGGTGTAAACAAAATTCGCTTCCCAGAAACTTCTGGTATCGGTGTTAAACCTGTTTCTAAAGAAGGTACTGAGCGTTTAGTGCGTTCTGCTATCGAGTATGCAATTAAACATAACCGTCCTTCTGTAACATTAGTACACAAAGGTAACATCATGAAATTCACTGAAGGTGGATTCAAAAAATGGGGTTACGAATTAGCTGAACGTGAATATGCAGATAAAGTATTCACTTGGAACCAATACGATGCAATTAAAGCAGAACAAGGCACTGAAGCTGCTAACAAAGCACAAGCTGATGCTGAAGCAGCAGGTAAAATTATCGTAAAAGATTCTATCGCTGATATCTTCTTACAACAAATTTTAACTCGTCCAACTGAGTTCGATGTAGTTGCTACAATGAACTTAAATGGTGACTATATTTCTGATGCATTAGCTGCTCAAGTTGGTGGTATCGGTATCGCACCTGGTGCAAACATTAACTATGTAACTGGACATGCGATTTTCGAAGCAACTCACGGTACAGCTCCAAAATATGCAGGCCAAGATAAAGTTAACCCATCATCCGTATTACTTTCTGGTGTGTTAATGCTTGAACACTTAGGCTGGCAAGAAGCGGCAGATTTAATTACTAAATCTGTAGAACAAACAATTTCTTCGAAAGTTGTAACTTACGACTTTGCACGTTTAATGGATGGCGCTACTGAAGTTAAATGTTCTGAATTCGCAAATGAGTTAATCAAAAACCTTTAA
- the citZ gene encoding citrate synthase 2 — MTATRGLEGIVAAESKISSIIDDTLTYVGYNIDDLAENASFEEVVYLLWHTRLPKADELAELKQQLAENAAIPQDIIATFKAMPLNTVHPMAALRTAISLLGVYDEEADEMTPEANYRKAIRLQAKISTIVTAFSRVRRGLEPVAPKPELGYAANFLYMLHGKEPEAIEVEAFNKALVLHADHELNASTFTARVCVATLSDVYSGITAAIGALKGPLHGGANEQVMRMLSEIGTIDNVESWVQNKLDNKEKIMGFGHRVYRKGDPRAKHLRLMSEKLTKLTGKPELYDMSVKIHDMVVGQKGLPANVDFFSASVYDSLGIEHDLFTPIFAVSRTSGWIAHILEQYANNRLIRPRAEYVGPGIQKYVPVDAR; from the coding sequence ATGACAGCAACACGCGGATTAGAAGGTATCGTAGCGGCTGAGTCTAAAATCAGCTCAATCATCGATGACACACTTACATATGTTGGCTATAATATTGATGATTTAGCAGAAAACGCTTCTTTTGAAGAGGTAGTATATCTTTTATGGCATACTCGTCTTCCAAAAGCTGATGAGCTAGCTGAATTAAAACAACAATTAGCAGAAAATGCTGCTATTCCACAAGATATCATTGCTACTTTTAAAGCTATGCCTTTAAACACTGTACATCCAATGGCTGCATTACGTACGGCGATCTCATTACTAGGTGTATATGACGAAGAAGCTGATGAAATGACTCCGGAAGCAAATTATCGTAAAGCTATTCGTCTACAAGCAAAAATTTCTACAATTGTAACTGCGTTCTCACGTGTACGTAGAGGTTTAGAGCCAGTTGCACCAAAACCTGAATTAGGTTATGCTGCAAACTTCTTATATATGCTACATGGTAAAGAACCTGAAGCAATCGAAGTTGAAGCATTCAACAAAGCATTAGTACTACATGCTGATCACGAATTAAATGCTTCTACATTTACTGCTCGTGTTTGTGTAGCTACTTTATCTGATGTGTATTCTGGTATTACTGCTGCGATCGGCGCATTAAAAGGCCCACTTCATGGTGGTGCTAATGAGCAAGTAATGAGAATGTTATCTGAAATCGGTACAATCGATAATGTTGAATCTTGGGTTCAAAATAAATTAGATAATAAAGAAAAAATCATGGGCTTCGGTCACCGCGTATATCGTAAAGGTGATCCACGTGCAAAACACTTACGCTTAATGAGCGAAAAGTTAACGAAATTAACTGGTAAACCAGAGCTTTATGATATGTCAGTGAAAATTCATGATATGGTTGTAGGTCAAAAAGGTCTTCCAGCAAATGTTGACTTCTTCTCAGCATCTGTATATGATTCGTTAGGAATCGAGCATGATTTGTTTACACCAATTTTTGCTGTATCTCGTACTTCTGGTTGGATAGCACATATTCTAGAGCAATATGCTAATAACCGCTTAATTCGTCCTCGTGCTGAGTACGTTGGACCTGGTATCCAAAAATATGTACCAGTAGATGCGCGCTAA
- the ytzA gene encoding UPF0716 protein YtzA → MKKLMFSFIAMILIEIAIFIVVGKLIGVFNTLLLIILTSIIGAVVAKKQGMYSIQNMQTNIKQGEAPGPAMVDTFLIFIGGVLLVLPGFLTDVIGLSMLFSFSRKVYKPFIYKWLRKKMESGNVIIINK, encoded by the coding sequence TTGAAAAAATTAATGTTTAGTTTTATAGCAATGATTTTAATCGAAATAGCGATTTTTATAGTAGTAGGAAAATTAATAGGTGTTTTTAATACATTACTTTTAATAATATTAACTAGTATTATCGGTGCGGTAGTTGCAAAAAAACAAGGAATGTATTCTATACAGAATATGCAAACTAATATTAAACAAGGAGAAGCTCCTGGACCAGCTATGGTCGATACTTTTTTGATTTTTATCGGTGGTGTTCTCCTCGTATTGCCTGGGTTTTTAACTGATGTTATTGGTCTTTCTATGCTTTTTAGTTTTTCTCGTAAAGTTTATAAACCATTCATCTATAAATGGCTTCGCAAAAAGATGGAGAGTGGTAATGTCATCATTATAAATAAGTAG
- the pyk gene encoding pyruvate kinase — MRKTKIVCTIGPASESPEMLEQLIMAGMNVARLNFSHGNHEEHAVRIATIRDVAAKLNKTIGILLDTKGPEIRTHNMANGELHLVSGQVIDISMTEVEGNENVFSVTYEKLIEDVNQNDRILLDDGLIELRVLAKDLEKGLIHTIVENAGVLKNKKGVNVPGVSVKLPGITEKDAQDILFGIEQGVDFIAASFVRTAKDVLEIRELLEQNGGNHIQIIPKIENQEGVDNIDEIIEVSDGLMVARGDLGVEIPAEVVPLVQKSLIKKCNQVGKPVITATQMLDSMQRNPRPTRAEASDVANAIIDGTDAIMLSGETAAGLYPVESVKTMDNIAEFTENSLDYRSIVSTRSREKGTTMTEALSQAVSYTSINLGVKAVLAPTASGTTAKMIAKYRPGVPIIAITDSPSTAQQLTLVWGVTPIVTPRVTTTDEILELSVDESLKHEYVNHGDVVVITAGVPVGEAGTTNLMKVHVIGDLLAKGQGIGKSSVVSKAVVVKNASEALAYDTEGCILVTIGTDREMMPVIENCAGIITEEGGLTSHAAVVGLSLGIPVIVGVKEATTLIRHGQEITMDAETGVIYKGHASVL; from the coding sequence ATGAGAAAAACGAAGATAGTTTGTACAATTGGACCTGCTAGTGAATCACCAGAAATGCTAGAACAATTAATAATGGCAGGTATGAACGTAGCAAGATTAAACTTTTCCCATGGTAATCATGAAGAACATGCAGTTAGAATTGCAACAATCCGAGATGTGGCAGCAAAATTAAATAAAACAATCGGCATTTTGCTTGACACAAAAGGACCAGAAATTAGAACTCATAATATGGCAAATGGGGAGCTACATTTAGTTTCTGGACAAGTTATTGATATTTCTATGACTGAGGTTGAAGGAAATGAAAATGTATTTTCAGTAACGTACGAAAAACTTATAGAAGATGTAAATCAAAATGATCGAATTTTATTAGACGATGGATTAATTGAACTAAGGGTATTAGCGAAGGATTTAGAGAAGGGATTAATTCATACAATCGTTGAAAATGCAGGAGTATTAAAAAATAAAAAGGGTGTTAATGTTCCAGGTGTTTCAGTAAAACTTCCAGGTATTACAGAGAAAGATGCTCAAGATATTCTATTTGGTATTGAGCAAGGTGTAGATTTTATTGCAGCATCATTTGTTCGAACTGCGAAGGATGTTCTTGAAATACGCGAATTATTAGAGCAAAATGGCGGGAATCATATTCAAATAATTCCTAAAATTGAAAATCAAGAGGGTGTCGATAATATTGATGAAATTATCGAGGTTTCAGATGGTTTAATGGTGGCTCGGGGTGATTTAGGTGTAGAAATCCCTGCTGAGGTTGTTCCATTAGTACAAAAATCGCTTATTAAAAAATGTAATCAAGTTGGAAAACCCGTTATTACAGCTACGCAAATGTTAGACTCAATGCAAAGAAACCCTCGTCCTACACGAGCAGAAGCAAGTGACGTTGCAAATGCAATTATCGATGGAACAGATGCAATCATGCTTTCTGGTGAAACGGCTGCAGGTCTATACCCAGTAGAGTCGGTTAAAACGATGGATAACATCGCTGAATTTACGGAAAACTCGCTAGATTATCGATCGATTGTTTCTACTAGAAGTCGTGAAAAAGGTACAACGATGACTGAAGCATTATCACAAGCAGTGTCATACACTTCCATTAATCTAGGAGTAAAGGCTGTTTTAGCGCCTACTGCAAGTGGTACAACTGCTAAGATGATTGCAAAATACCGTCCAGGTGTTCCGATAATTGCAATTACAGATTCACCTTCAACTGCTCAACAACTCACTTTAGTGTGGGGCGTCACACCAATTGTTACACCAAGAGTGACAACAACGGATGAAATACTTGAATTGTCTGTTGATGAATCACTAAAACACGAATATGTAAATCATGGAGATGTTGTAGTCATTACAGCTGGTGTTCCAGTCGGAGAAGCTGGTACAACGAATTTAATGAAAGTACATGTAATTGGTGACTTATTAGCAAAAGGACAAGGAATCGGGAAATCTTCAGTCGTGTCAAAAGCTGTTGTAGTGAAAAATGCAAGTGAAGCATTAGCTTATGATACAGAAGGTTGTATATTAGTTACAATCGGAACTGATCGTGAAATGATGCCTGTAATTGAAAATTGTGCAGGAATTATTACAGAAGAAGGTGGCTTAACAAGTCATGCGGCAGTAGTAGGACTGAGTCTTGGTATTCCAGTAATTGTTGGAGTCAAAGAAGCAACAACATTGATCCGTCATGGTCAGGAAATAACAATGGATGCCGAAACTGGTGTTATTTATAAAGGACATGCAAGCGTTCTTTAA